From Deinococcus aerophilus, a single genomic window includes:
- a CDS encoding phage holin family protein, giving the protein MGFILRLLVNALALYLLTRVYAGVAFGPGAGVGAVLIAALVMGIVNALIRPVLLLLSLPINVLTLGLFTLVVNGVVLYLVAAVTALNVAGFGAAIVGALILAVISWLLDALVGMLGLDGGRD; this is encoded by the coding sequence ATGGGATTCATTCTTCGGCTGCTCGTGAACGCCCTGGCGTTGTACCTGCTCACCCGCGTCTACGCAGGCGTGGCCTTCGGGCCGGGCGCGGGCGTGGGCGCGGTGCTGATCGCGGCGCTGGTCATGGGCATCGTCAATGCGCTGATCCGCCCGGTGCTGCTGCTGCTCTCGCTGCCCATCAACGTGCTCACGCTGGGGCTGTTCACGCTGGTGGTCAACGGCGTGGTGCTGTATCTGGTGGCGGCGGTCACGGCGCTGAACGTGGCGGGCTTCGGGGCCGCCATCGTGGGCGCGCTGATCCTGGCCGTGATCTCGTGGCTGCTCGACGCACTCGTCGGCATGCTGGGGCTGGACGGTGGCCGAGATTAA